CGCGGAGGTGGCCCGTCGGTTGCTTCCGGGCGACGTGGTGGTGCTGGCGGGCGAGGTGGGCTCGGGGAAGAGCACCTTCGTCCGGGCCGCGGCCCGGGCGCTCGGGGTGAAGGAGAGGGTGACGAGCCCAACCTACCAGCTCGCCCGCTCCTACGAGGGCTCCATCGGCGGCCGGAGGGTGGCCGTGAACCACCTGGACCTCTACCGGGTTGAGGAGATCGGC
The Rubrobacter xylanophilus genome window above contains:
- the tsaE gene encoding tRNA (adenosine(37)-N6)-threonylcarbamoyltransferase complex ATPase subunit type 1 TsaE, which produces MIREGLDERAVRELAAEVARRLLPGDVVVLAGEVGSGKSTFVRAAARALGVKERVTSPTYQLARSYEGSIGGRRVAVNHLDLYRVEEIGDWDALSLDDYLSPDAVTFIEWADPAQGLLEDPTLIRLEHESPRTRRVSIEGPVAERMEC